One Streptomyces sp. NBC_01237 genomic region harbors:
- the sph gene encoding sphingomyelin phosphodiesterase — protein sequence MPHTALRRLSGVTLSAALTAVTLAVSTPQATAAETPSLRVLTYNAFIFSKNLYPNWGQDHRASEIPKTSFFRGNDVVVLQEAFDNSASDALLRNASAQYPHQTPVVGRSKSGWDATGGSYSATTPEDGGVSVLSKWPIVRKEQYVFKDACGGDWWSNKGFAYAQLNVNGTPVHIVGTHTQSTDPGCSAGEAAQMRSRQFKAIDAFLDAKKIPASEQVIVAGDFNVDFHSAEFASLLTDADLTAADARTGHPYSFDTRDNSIAAERYPDDPREDLDHVLHRAGHAKPSGWTNDVVKEESAPWTVSSWGTGYTYTNLSDHYPVIASGR from the coding sequence GTGCCCCACACCGCACTCCGCCGCCTTTCCGGCGTGACGCTTTCCGCCGCGCTCACCGCCGTCACGCTGGCCGTCAGCACCCCGCAGGCGACGGCAGCCGAAACGCCGTCGCTACGGGTACTGACGTACAACGCGTTCATCTTCAGCAAGAATCTCTACCCCAACTGGGGCCAGGACCACCGGGCGTCGGAGATACCCAAGACGTCGTTCTTCCGGGGCAACGACGTGGTCGTGCTCCAGGAGGCGTTCGACAACTCGGCCTCCGACGCACTGCTGCGCAACGCGTCCGCCCAGTACCCGCACCAGACCCCGGTAGTGGGCCGGAGCAAGAGCGGATGGGACGCCACCGGCGGCTCCTACTCGGCCACGACTCCTGAGGACGGCGGGGTGTCCGTGCTGAGCAAGTGGCCGATCGTCCGCAAGGAACAGTACGTCTTCAAGGACGCCTGCGGCGGCGACTGGTGGTCCAACAAGGGTTTCGCCTATGCCCAGTTGAACGTGAACGGCACCCCGGTACACATCGTCGGCACCCACACCCAGTCGACGGACCCCGGATGTTCGGCGGGCGAGGCGGCCCAGATGCGCAGCCGTCAGTTCAAGGCGATCGACGCCTTCCTCGACGCCAAGAAGATCCCCGCCTCCGAACAGGTCATCGTGGCGGGTGACTTCAACGTCGACTTCCACTCCGCCGAATTCGCGTCCCTGCTCACCGACGCGGACCTGACCGCCGCCGACGCGCGGACCGGCCACCCGTACTCCTTCGACACCCGGGACAACTCGATCGCCGCCGAGCGCTACCCCGACGACCCCCGCGAGGACCTCGACCACGTCCTGCACCGCGCGGGCCACGCGAAACCGTCCGGGTGGACGAACGATGTGGTCAAGGAGGAGAGCGCACCCTGGACGGTCTCCAGCTGGGGCACGGGCTACACGTACACCAACCTCTCCGACCACTACCCGGTGATCGCCTCGGGGCGCTAG